One window of the Streptomyces asoensis genome contains the following:
- a CDS encoding MarR family winged helix-turn-helix transcriptional regulator gives MPKPPSLPFDPIARADELWKQRWGNTPSMAAITSIMRAHQILLAEVDAVVKPYGLTFARFEALVLLTFSKEGELTMSKIGERLQVHPTSVTNTVDRLVRSGLVARRPNPNDGRGTLAVITDKGREVVEEATRDLMAMDFGLGVYDAEECGEIFAMLRPLRVAAQDFDEE, from the coding sequence GTGCCGAAACCGCCCAGTCTCCCCTTCGATCCGATCGCCCGCGCCGACGAGCTCTGGAAGCAGCGCTGGGGGAACACGCCGTCCATGGCCGCGATCACCTCGATCATGCGCGCGCACCAGATCCTGCTCGCCGAGGTGGACGCCGTGGTCAAGCCGTACGGCCTGACGTTCGCACGCTTCGAGGCGCTGGTGCTGCTCACCTTCTCCAAGGAGGGCGAGCTGACCATGTCGAAGATCGGCGAGCGGCTCCAGGTGCACCCCACCTCGGTGACGAACACCGTCGACCGCCTGGTGAGGTCGGGTCTGGTCGCCCGGCGCCCCAACCCCAACGACGGCCGCGGCACCCTCGCCGTCATCACCGACAAGGGCCGGGAGGTCGTCGAGGAGGCCACCCGCGACCTGATGGCGATGGACTTCGGCCTCGGGGTGTACGACGCGGAGGAGTGCGGGGAGATCTTCGCGATGCTCAGGCCGCTGCGGGTCGCCGCGCAGGACTTCGACGAGGAGTGA
- a CDS encoding TetR/AcrR family transcriptional regulator: MQIRTPACRTGRPRSAAADTAILAATREALVELGWSKLTLGDVATRAGVAKTTLYRRWAGKNELVVDAVAELFGELELPDRGSLAADIEGVVLQFAAILARPEAKSGLMAAVAESTRDDALRERIRASIVDPQKDLVLEGRARAQARGELPPQTDPAEAARTVDLIFDVVAGAVVHRTLVSAEPADEEWVRSFTRVLLLGLTASTGPSEETGPFEDLPGEHV, encoded by the coding sequence ATGCAGATCCGCACCCCCGCCTGCCGTACGGGCCGTCCGCGCAGCGCCGCGGCGGACACCGCGATCCTGGCCGCGACCCGGGAGGCGCTGGTCGAACTGGGCTGGTCCAAGCTGACGCTGGGGGATGTGGCGACGCGCGCCGGGGTCGCCAAGACGACTCTCTACCGCCGCTGGGCCGGCAAGAACGAACTGGTCGTCGACGCGGTCGCGGAGCTCTTCGGTGAACTCGAACTCCCCGACCGGGGCAGCCTCGCCGCCGACATCGAGGGTGTGGTCCTTCAGTTCGCGGCGATCCTGGCCCGGCCGGAGGCCAAGAGCGGCCTGATGGCGGCCGTAGCCGAGTCCACCCGCGACGACGCCCTGCGCGAGCGCATCCGCGCCTCCATCGTCGACCCGCAGAAGGACCTGGTCCTGGAAGGCCGCGCCCGCGCCCAGGCGCGCGGTGAACTCCCGCCGCAGACCGACCCGGCCGAGGCCGCCCGCACGGTCGACCTCATCTTCGACGTCGTGGCGGGTGCGGTGGTCCACCGCACCCTGGTCAGCGCGGAACCCGCGGACGAGGAGTGGGTGCGCAGCTTCACCCGGGTGCTTCTCCTGGGCCTGACCGCGTCCACCGGCCCGTCCGAAGAGACCGGCCCGTTCGAAGACCTCCCCGGCGAACACGTCTGA
- a CDS encoding MarR family winged helix-turn-helix transcriptional regulator: protein METETATRWLTDAEQCAWRTHLEVNRLLTYQLEKDLQPFGLTMNDYEILVNLSESEGVRMRMSDLASATLQSKSRLSHQITRMESANLVRRENCESDRRGLYAVLTEHGMETMQKVAPHHVESVRRHFIDLLSPESTTELSKALKPVAEHLRGQRGRP from the coding sequence ATGGAGACCGAAACGGCCACGCGCTGGCTGACCGATGCGGAGCAGTGCGCCTGGCGCACCCACCTGGAGGTCAACAGGCTGTTGACGTACCAGCTCGAAAAGGATCTCCAACCATTCGGCCTGACCATGAACGACTACGAGATCCTGGTGAATCTCTCCGAGTCGGAGGGCGTCCGGATGCGGATGAGTGACCTCGCGTCCGCCACCCTCCAGTCCAAGAGCCGTCTCTCGCACCAGATCACCCGCATGGAGAGCGCCAACCTGGTGCGCCGTGAGAACTGCGAGTCCGACCGCCGCGGCCTGTACGCGGTCCTGACCGAGCACGGCATGGAGACCATGCAGAAGGTCGCGCCCCATCATGTGGAATCCGTGCGGCGGCACTTCATCGACCTCCTCTCCCCCGAGTCCACGACGGAACTCTCCAAGGCCCTGAAACCCGTCGCGGAACACCTGCGCGGGCAGCGGGGACGCCCGTGA
- a CDS encoding DUF3817 domain-containing protein, with protein sequence MKKSVLTRYRVLAYVTGVLLVLLCLGMIAKYGLDVDGAADFTRVVAIAHGWLYVLYLVFAFDLGSKAKWPVGKQLWVLLAGTVPTAAFFVERRISRELEGRIADEAPVAAKA encoded by the coding sequence ATGAAGAAGAGCGTGCTGACCCGCTACCGCGTCCTGGCCTATGTCACCGGTGTGCTGCTGGTCCTGCTGTGCCTGGGCATGATCGCCAAGTACGGCCTGGACGTCGACGGGGCCGCGGACTTCACCCGCGTCGTCGCCATCGCGCACGGCTGGCTCTACGTCCTCTACCTGGTCTTCGCCTTCGACCTGGGCTCCAAGGCGAAGTGGCCGGTGGGCAAGCAGCTGTGGGTGCTGCTCGCCGGGACCGTCCCGACGGCCGCCTTCTTCGTGGAGCGCAGGATCAGCCGCGAGCTGGAGGGCCGGATCGCCGACGAGGCTCCCGTGGCCGCCAAGGCCTAG
- a CDS encoding DUF3817 domain-containing protein has translation MDLKTASALRRLRLVSAPEAVSFLLLLVCSVLKRTTDFNAVPVMGMVHGVLFVLYVLFWADAWNRTKWSLKTAALYFVLSVLPTGGFFAERKLRREAEDAVIASRARQETAAKA, from the coding sequence GTGGACCTGAAGACAGCCTCCGCCCTCCGCCGCCTGCGCCTGGTCTCCGCCCCCGAGGCCGTTTCCTTCCTTCTGCTGCTGGTCTGCTCGGTGCTGAAGCGGACCACGGACTTCAACGCGGTGCCCGTGATGGGCATGGTCCACGGCGTGCTGTTCGTCCTGTACGTGCTCTTCTGGGCCGACGCCTGGAACCGCACGAAGTGGTCCCTGAAGACCGCGGCCCTCTACTTCGTCCTGTCGGTCCTGCCGACCGGCGGCTTCTTCGCCGAGCGCAAGCTGCGCCGTGAGGCCGAGGACGCGGTCATCGCCTCCCGCGCCCGCCAGGAGACGGCGGCCAAGGCATGA
- a CDS encoding MTH1187 family thiamine-binding protein produces the protein MIVAFSVTPLGVGEDVGDYVADAVRVVRASGLPNRTDAMFTSIEGEWDEVMDVVKRAVAAVEERAPRVSLVLKADIRPGVTDGLTSKVETVERHLGERSE, from the coding sequence ATGATCGTCGCGTTCTCGGTCACGCCGCTGGGTGTCGGCGAGGACGTCGGCGACTACGTGGCCGACGCCGTCCGGGTGGTCCGCGCGTCCGGCCTCCCGAACCGCACCGACGCCATGTTCACCTCCATCGAGGGCGAATGGGACGAGGTCATGGACGTCGTCAAGCGCGCCGTGGCCGCCGTCGAGGAACGGGCCCCCCGGGTCTCCCTGGTCCTGAAGGCGGACATCCGCCCCGGGGTGACGGACGGCCTGACCTCCAAGGTGGAGACGGTGGAACGGCATCTGGGGGAGCGCTCGGAGTAG
- a CDS encoding AIM24 family protein, whose amino-acid sequence MFRLQGSKVLAVDMTGDAVKAKNGSMVAYDGQMAFKKLSGGGEGIRGMVTRRLTGEQMTMMEVRGQGTCWLADRASEINLVQLQGDKLYVESSNLLATDAGLRTGTSFTGLRGATQGNGLFTTTVEGTGQAAITSDGPAVVLRVSPQYPLTVDPGAYVAHQGNVRQTFQSGVTFRTFMGEGGGEAFQIRFEGDGLVYVQPSERNTIAGDV is encoded by the coding sequence ATGTTTCGACTTCAAGGCAGCAAAGTGCTCGCCGTCGACATGACCGGGGACGCCGTGAAGGCGAAGAACGGCTCGATGGTCGCGTACGACGGGCAGATGGCGTTCAAGAAGCTCAGCGGCGGCGGCGAGGGCATCCGGGGGATGGTCACCCGGCGGCTCACCGGTGAGCAGATGACCATGATGGAGGTGAGGGGGCAGGGCACGTGCTGGCTGGCCGATCGCGCCTCCGAGATCAATCTCGTCCAGCTCCAAGGGGACAAGCTGTACGTCGAGTCGAGCAATCTGCTCGCGACCGACGCCGGGCTCAGGACCGGGACGAGTTTCACCGGACTGCGCGGCGCGACCCAGGGCAACGGACTGTTCACGACGACCGTCGAGGGCACCGGCCAGGCGGCCATCACCTCGGACGGACCGGCCGTGGTGCTGCGCGTCAGTCCGCAGTACCCGCTGACCGTCGATCCCGGCGCCTATGTCGCGCACCAGGGCAACGTCCGGCAGACCTTCCAGTCCGGTGTGACCTTCCGCACGTTCATGGGCGAGGGCGGCGGCGAGGCCTTCCAGATCCGGTTCGAGGGGGACGGCCTGGTGTACGTCCAGCCGAGCGAGCGCAACACGATCGCGGGGGATGTGTGA
- a CDS encoding ArsR/SmtB family transcription factor, with translation MPSYLHFGEDDFLRCRFAVSPLWETQEVARTLKRPDRHGYHAPWLRRIRTVAEALDLTGLWLLMPRRGHSPDWLCPPPVGPAAGFEEELAAVRAADPEAALADTARSLADTPGALDSPRGRAWLADPERMIRELSGVLEEIWHTLLAPDWPRLRALLEADVVFHSRRLAEVGLGGLLPEINRRCGWRAGTLTVASNGEHERHLGGAGLVLMPSVFSWPDVVSGFDPPWQPTLVYPARGIGGLWTDTTAHSPEALVRLLGRGRARVLGALDDPATTSALAHRLGLAPSSVSAHLTVLRDAGLLVSRRYGHQVLYERTPLGMALVSGGAQ, from the coding sequence GTGCCGTCATACCTGCATTTCGGGGAGGACGACTTCCTGCGCTGCCGCTTCGCCGTGTCCCCGCTGTGGGAGACGCAGGAGGTCGCGCGCACCCTCAAGCGGCCCGACCGGCACGGCTACCACGCGCCCTGGCTGCGCCGGATCCGTACGGTCGCCGAGGCGCTCGACCTGACCGGGCTGTGGTTGCTGATGCCGCGCCGGGGGCACTCACCCGACTGGCTGTGCCCGCCGCCGGTCGGGCCCGCGGCAGGGTTCGAGGAGGAGCTCGCCGCGGTCCGGGCCGCCGACCCGGAAGCCGCCCTCGCGGACACCGCCCGCTCACTCGCGGACACCCCCGGCGCGCTGGACTCGCCACGGGGGCGGGCCTGGCTGGCGGATCCGGAGCGGATGATCCGGGAGCTGTCCGGCGTGCTGGAGGAGATCTGGCACACCCTGCTCGCACCGGACTGGCCCCGGCTGCGCGCCCTGCTGGAGGCTGATGTCGTCTTCCACTCCCGACGACTGGCCGAAGTGGGCCTGGGCGGGCTGCTGCCGGAGATCAACCGACGGTGCGGCTGGCGGGCCGGGACGCTGACCGTCGCCTCGAACGGTGAGCACGAGCGGCACCTGGGAGGGGCGGGGCTGGTGTTGATGCCGAGCGTGTTCTCGTGGCCGGACGTCGTGAGCGGCTTCGACCCTCCCTGGCAGCCGACGCTGGTGTACCCGGCGCGGGGCATCGGCGGGCTGTGGACCGACACCACCGCCCACTCCCCCGAGGCGCTCGTCCGGCTGCTGGGCCGGGGCCGGGCCCGCGTGCTCGGCGCGCTCGACGATCCGGCGACCACCTCCGCCCTCGCCCACCGGCTCGGCCTCGCCCCGTCCTCGGTCTCCGCGCACCTGACGGTGCTGCGCGACGCCGGGCTGCTGGTGTCCCGGCGCTACGGCCACCAGGTGCTGTACGAGCGGACGCCGCTGGGGATGGCGCTGGTGTCGGGCGGCGCTCAGTAG
- a CDS encoding acyl-CoA mutase large subunit family protein, with protein sequence MDADAIEEGRRRWQARYDASRKREADFTTLSGDPVEPAYGPRPGDTYDGFERIGWPGEYPFTRGLYPTGYRGRTWTIRQFAGFGNAEQTNERYKMILANGGGGLSVAFDMPTLMGRDSDDRHSLGEVGHCGVAIDSAADMEVLFKDIPLGDVTTSMTISGPAVPVFCMYLVAAERQGVDPGVLNGTLQTDIFKEYIAQKEWLFQPEPHLRLIGDLMEYCASGIPAYKPLSVSGYHIREAGATAAQELAYTLADGFGYVELGLSRGLDVDVFAPGLSFFFDAHVDFFEEIAKFRAARRIWARWMRDVYGAKSEKALWLRFHTQTAGVSLTAQQPYNNVVRTAVEALAAVLGGTNSLHTNALDETLALPSEQAAEIALRTQQVLMEETGVANVADPLGGSWYVEQLTDRIEADAEKIFEQIRERGLRAHPDGRHPIGPITSGILRGIEDGWFTGEIAESAFRYQQSVEKGEKRVVGVNAHTGSVTGDLEILRVSHEVEREQVRALGARKAARDETAVRGALAAMLGAARDGSNMIGPMLDAVRAEATLGEICDVLREEWGVYTEPAGF encoded by the coding sequence ATGGACGCTGACGCCATCGAGGAGGGCCGCCGTCGCTGGCAGGCCCGGTACGACGCTTCGCGCAAGCGTGAGGCCGACTTCACCACGCTCTCCGGGGACCCCGTGGAGCCGGCGTACGGGCCCCGGCCCGGTGACACGTACGACGGCTTCGAGCGGATCGGCTGGCCCGGGGAGTACCCCTTCACGCGCGGCCTGTACCCGACCGGCTACCGGGGGCGCACGTGGACCATCCGGCAGTTCGCCGGGTTCGGCAATGCCGAGCAGACCAACGAGCGCTACAAGATGATCCTGGCCAACGGCGGCGGGGGTCTGTCCGTGGCGTTCGACATGCCCACGTTGATGGGGCGCGACTCCGACGACCGGCACTCGCTGGGCGAGGTCGGGCACTGCGGGGTCGCCATCGACTCGGCCGCCGACATGGAGGTCCTGTTCAAGGACATCCCGCTGGGTGATGTCACGACCTCCATGACGATCAGCGGGCCGGCCGTCCCCGTCTTCTGCATGTACCTCGTCGCCGCCGAACGGCAGGGCGTCGACCCCGGCGTCCTCAACGGCACGCTCCAGACGGACATCTTCAAGGAGTACATCGCCCAGAAGGAGTGGCTCTTCCAGCCCGAGCCGCATCTGCGTCTCATCGGCGACCTGATGGAGTACTGCGCGTCCGGCATCCCCGCCTACAAGCCGCTGTCCGTCTCCGGCTACCACATCCGCGAGGCCGGCGCGACGGCCGCGCAGGAGCTGGCCTACACGCTGGCGGACGGCTTCGGGTACGTGGAGCTGGGGCTCAGCCGCGGTCTCGACGTGGACGTGTTCGCACCCGGGCTGTCCTTCTTCTTCGACGCGCACGTCGACTTCTTCGAGGAGATCGCCAAGTTCCGCGCGGCGCGCAGGATCTGGGCGCGCTGGATGCGGGACGTCTACGGGGCGAAGTCCGAGAAGGCGCTGTGGCTGCGCTTCCACACCCAGACCGCCGGGGTCTCGCTGACCGCCCAGCAGCCGTACAACAACGTGGTGCGTACGGCGGTGGAGGCCCTCGCGGCGGTGCTCGGCGGGACCAACTCGCTGCACACGAACGCCCTGGACGAGACCCTCGCGCTGCCGAGCGAGCAGGCGGCGGAGATCGCGCTGCGCACCCAGCAGGTACTGATGGAGGAGACCGGCGTCGCCAACGTCGCCGATCCGCTGGGCGGTTCCTGGTACGTAGAGCAACTGACGGACCGGATCGAGGCCGACGCGGAGAAGATCTTCGAGCAGATCAGGGAGCGGGGGCTGCGGGCCCACCCCGACGGGCGGCACCCGATCGGGCCGATCACCTCCGGGATCCTGCGCGGGATCGAGGACGGCTGGTTCACCGGGGAGATCGCGGAGTCGGCGTTCCGGTACCAACAGTCCGTGGAGAAGGGCGAGAAGCGGGTCGTCGGCGTCAACGCGCACACCGGGTCGGTGACCGGGGACCTGGAGATCCTGCGGGTCAGCCACGAGGTGGAGCGGGAGCAGGTGCGGGCGTTGGGCGCACGCAAGGCCGCCCGGGACGAGACGGCGGTGCGGGGCGCGCTCGCCGCCATGCTGGGCGCCGCTCGTGACGGCTCCAACATGATCGGGCCGATGCTGGACGCCGTGCGGGCCGAGGCGACGCTGGGCGAGATCTGCGACGTACTGCGGGAGGAGTGGGGGGTGTACACCGAGCCCGCGGGGTTCTAG
- a CDS encoding matrixin family metalloprotease, with translation MAGRRGPGLVGRAVTALLVAASLSVVCVGEVPRPPACALARGELTVDDLPAGSSVLDCLAVGRVVTHEGAGVAVPEPGTTVSVEALTVDGSAHGFTLTVAADGAVSYTYEAAHAEAVARARTDAPAPCTDSAYSTAGRKEYDTYEWFIGDGPLPGRLSLAEGRRAFEDAIATITTSRNDCGYDDTVTAKARFLSTTGNEAGIDRAARCTRRDGLSVWDAGDIGGEAVATTCSWSRPVPDGPEELLEADVRFNTHDFPFTNRPSGGCTHAYDVRSVATHEAGHVFGLGHSGVGHENLTMYANSFACSTDARTLGKGDILGLRSLY, from the coding sequence GTGGCAGGGCGGCGCGGACCGGGACTGGTCGGCAGGGCGGTCACGGCGCTCCTGGTGGCGGCATCGCTGTCGGTGGTCTGCGTGGGGGAAGTGCCTCGGCCGCCCGCGTGCGCACTCGCCCGCGGCGAGCTGACCGTGGACGACCTGCCCGCCGGCTCGTCCGTGCTCGACTGCCTCGCCGTCGGCCGGGTGGTCACCCACGAGGGCGCCGGAGTGGCGGTGCCCGAACCCGGCACGACGGTCAGCGTCGAAGCGCTCACGGTGGACGGCTCGGCGCACGGATTCACCCTGACGGTCGCAGCCGACGGAGCGGTCTCCTACACCTACGAGGCGGCCCACGCGGAAGCCGTAGCCAGGGCCCGCACCGACGCCCCCGCCCCCTGCACCGACAGCGCCTACTCCACCGCGGGCCGCAAGGAGTACGACACGTACGAGTGGTTCATCGGTGACGGCCCCCTGCCGGGCCGGCTGTCCCTCGCCGAGGGCCGACGGGCCTTCGAGGACGCCATCGCCACCATCACCACCAGCCGTAACGACTGCGGCTACGACGACACGGTCACGGCGAAGGCCAGGTTCCTGTCGACCACCGGCAACGAGGCCGGCATCGACCGTGCGGCCCGCTGCACCCGCCGGGACGGTCTGAGCGTGTGGGACGCGGGGGACATCGGCGGCGAGGCCGTCGCGACGACCTGCTCCTGGAGCCGGCCGGTGCCCGACGGCCCCGAGGAACTGCTCGAGGCCGACGTCCGCTTCAACACCCATGACTTCCCGTTCACGAACCGCCCGTCCGGCGGCTGCACGCACGCGTACGACGTCCGCAGCGTGGCCACGCACGAGGCCGGGCACGTCTTCGGCCTCGGTCACTCCGGCGTCGGACACGAGAACCTCACCATGTACGCGAACTCCTTCGCCTGCTCCACGGACGCCCGCACGCTCGGCAAGGGCGACATCCTCGGCCTGCGCAGCCTCTACTGA
- a CDS encoding AIM24 family protein — MYGAPGGGPTVHDPMTLPVDDNVNSYTFCVELKGSQWFLQKGKMIAYYGSIDFNGIGHGRLDRLVRTSFHSPLHASDWVVAEGSGKMLLADRAFDVNSYDLDDGNLTIRSGNLLAFQPTLSLKQSIVPGFLTLIGTGKFVAASNGPVVFMEPPIRVDPQALVGWADCPSPCHHYDHGYMTGLMGGLRALTGLGGASGEEHQFEFVGAGTVLLQSTELLMAEQATGAVPHEPGVPGGGGVPGGHGGHGAQTGAPRLPGQLGDLQRRFGL; from the coding sequence ATGTACGGGGCTCCGGGCGGCGGCCCGACGGTGCACGACCCGATGACCTTGCCGGTCGACGACAACGTGAACAGCTACACCTTCTGCGTGGAGCTCAAGGGGAGCCAGTGGTTCCTCCAGAAGGGGAAGATGATCGCCTACTACGGGTCGATCGACTTCAACGGCATCGGACACGGCCGGCTGGACCGTCTGGTCCGCACTTCGTTCCATTCGCCTCTGCACGCCAGCGACTGGGTCGTGGCGGAGGGATCGGGCAAGATGCTCCTCGCCGACCGGGCCTTCGACGTGAATTCGTACGACCTCGACGACGGCAACCTGACCATTCGCTCGGGCAATCTGCTTGCTTTTCAGCCAACTCTGTCGCTCAAGCAGTCGATCGTGCCGGGATTTCTCACGCTGATCGGAACCGGCAAGTTCGTCGCGGCATCTAACGGTCCGGTGGTGTTCATGGAACCCCCGATCCGGGTCGACCCGCAGGCACTCGTCGGGTGGGCCGACTGCCCCTCTCCGTGCCATCACTACGACCACGGGTACATGACCGGCCTGATGGGCGGTCTACGTGCACTGACAGGCCTCGGAGGGGCTTCCGGGGAGGAGCACCAGTTCGAGTTCGTGGGGGCCGGGACGGTGCTGCTCCAGTCGACCGAGCTGCTCATGGCCGAGCAGGCGACGGGGGCGGTTCCGCACGAGCCGGGAGTGCCCGGCGGGGGCGGCGTACCCGGTGGGCACGGTGGCCACGGCGCGCAAACCGGCGCACCGCGCCTTCCCGGACAGCTGGGGGACCTCCAGCGTCGCTTCGGGCTGTGA
- a CDS encoding MFS transporter, with translation MSEVTTPSTPATPANQANPATGTPPAGYLRVFAVREFRAVFAAHLLSMLGVIVAEVALSVLVYDLTGSPLMSALAWALGFLPYVVGGTLLAGVADRFPARRVLVGCDLVCAVCVVPMTAPGAPLAVLLALRCCLAVVSPIFAGTRMATLADILGDGDLFVLGRSLLRITAQSALLVGFGLGGLLLTVTSPRQALLVTVGTFLASAALLRLGTRRRPARARTGGALVTDSLKGARQILADRRVRALLLLFWVPPTFTVAPEALSAPYADGLGVGPTGLGLLMCALPVGAIAGELYAGARLRPVTRERVALPLVCVTLLPYLGYALHPGLAVSLLLLVVSGAGSAYTLGLDQWIVRDVPEELRGRAMTLLTAGLMTFQGVGMALAGVAAELVGVAAAVAGAGVLGTVCCVLSALEVRRTEGRDGADHDMTGR, from the coding sequence ATGTCAGAAGTCACGACGCCCTCGACCCCCGCGACACCGGCGAACCAGGCGAACCCGGCGACCGGGACACCACCCGCCGGCTACCTCCGCGTCTTCGCCGTCCGTGAGTTCCGGGCCGTCTTCGCCGCCCACCTGCTGTCCATGCTCGGCGTGATCGTCGCCGAGGTCGCGCTGTCCGTCCTCGTCTACGACCTGACCGGCTCCCCGCTGATGAGCGCCCTGGCCTGGGCCCTCGGCTTCCTGCCCTACGTCGTCGGCGGCACCCTGCTCGCCGGGGTCGCCGACCGCTTCCCGGCCCGGCGCGTGCTCGTGGGCTGCGACCTGGTGTGCGCGGTGTGCGTGGTGCCGATGACGGCGCCGGGCGCGCCCCTCGCCGTGCTGCTCGCCCTGCGCTGCTGTCTCGCCGTCGTCTCGCCGATCTTCGCGGGCACCCGGATGGCCACCCTCGCGGACATCCTCGGCGACGGCGACCTGTTCGTCCTCGGCCGCTCCCTGCTGCGCATCACCGCGCAGAGCGCGCTGCTCGTCGGCTTCGGACTCGGCGGGCTGCTGCTCACCGTCACCTCCCCGCGCCAGGCCCTGCTCGTCACCGTCGGCACCTTCCTCGCCTCCGCCGCGCTGCTGCGGCTCGGCACCCGCCGCCGCCCCGCCCGGGCCAGGACCGGCGGCGCCCTGGTCACGGACTCCCTCAAGGGCGCCCGGCAGATCCTCGCCGACCGGCGGGTACGGGCGCTGCTGCTGCTCTTCTGGGTGCCGCCGACCTTCACGGTCGCCCCGGAGGCGCTGTCCGCGCCCTACGCCGACGGCCTCGGCGTCGGCCCCACCGGCCTGGGCCTGCTGATGTGCGCGCTGCCGGTCGGCGCGATCGCCGGCGAGCTGTACGCGGGCGCCCGGCTGCGCCCGGTCACCCGTGAGCGCGTCGCGCTGCCGCTCGTCTGTGTGACCCTGCTGCCCTACCTCGGCTACGCCCTCCACCCCGGACTCGCCGTCTCGCTGCTCCTGCTGGTGGTCTCGGGCGCGGGGTCGGCGTACACCCTCGGCCTCGACCAGTGGATCGTCCGGGACGTGCCCGAGGAACTGCGCGGACGGGCCATGACGCTGCTCACCGCCGGGCTCATGACGTTCCAGGGCGTCGGCATGGCCCTGGCGGGGGTGGCCGCGGAGCTGGTGGGGGTGGCGGCCGCGGTCGCGGGGGCCGGTGTGCTGGGGACGGTCTGCTGCGTACTGTCCGCCCTGGAGGTCCGGCGGACCGAAGGCCGAGACGGGGCTGACCACGATATGACCGGCCGGTAA
- a CDS encoding AIM24 family protein, producing MTFREINSKMVEATVVPGQRLFSQRGAMLAYRGEVAFTPNVQGGQGGVRSMIGRRLANEDTPLMTVEGNGTVLFGHGGHHVQVIRLTGDTLYVEADRLLAFEGTLQQGTMFLGSQGGVMGMVRGQVSGQGLFTTTLKGQGAVAVMAHGGVFEVPITPQRPVHVDPQAYVAHHGDVRNKLSTALGWRDMVGRGSGEAFQLELSGSGAVFVQASEEKL from the coding sequence ATGACCTTCCGCGAGATCAACTCCAAGATGGTCGAGGCGACCGTCGTCCCCGGCCAACGGCTCTTCAGCCAGCGCGGCGCCATGCTCGCCTACCGCGGCGAGGTGGCCTTCACCCCCAACGTCCAGGGCGGGCAGGGCGGGGTGAGGTCCATGATCGGGCGGCGGCTCGCCAACGAGGACACCCCCCTGATGACCGTCGAGGGCAACGGCACGGTCCTCTTCGGACACGGCGGCCACCACGTCCAGGTCATCCGGCTCACCGGCGACACGCTGTACGTCGAGGCGGACCGCCTGCTCGCCTTCGAGGGCACCCTCCAGCAGGGCACGATGTTCCTGGGCTCCCAGGGCGGGGTCATGGGCATGGTCCGCGGCCAGGTCAGCGGACAGGGCCTGTTCACCACCACCCTGAAGGGGCAAGGGGCCGTCGCCGTGATGGCCCACGGCGGAGTCTTCGAGGTGCCGATCACCCCGCAGCGCCCGGTCCATGTCGACCCCCAGGCCTATGTCGCCCACCACGGCGACGTCCGCAACAAGCTGTCGACGGCGCTGGGCTGGCGGGACATGGTGGGCCGGGGCTCCGGCGAGGCGTTCCAGCTGGAGCTGAGCGGCAGCGGTGCGGTGTTCGTCCAGGCGTCGGAGGAGAAGCTGTGA